A single genomic interval of Spirochaetota bacterium harbors:
- a CDS encoding 1-acyl-sn-glycerol-3-phosphate acyltransferase, producing the protein MQHSNGIIYEFFLFCFKVASIMMRHRPHLKGKEYLKHIPDLVIFTPTHDSYFEVPSLSKVYYALKPRPHFVIMAKKDFLSGNYLSSNFGKKNKLAYYLFYFLDKTGLPKAFFKKMKLIDIPRPFIEDFNNKEAMKSEIYAQMEKLKSSIHSGFSTLIFPEGTTWGFGGLKNLRSGIFQLVDSTFRHFQKKLYILPINVKVDRCMVGKKDIFINVGKPVFILDEKEKFLAKVSEILKDLHTITFSQIASVYMQRLSMAVEEIDRVIVLKKEEIVSHLDSIIADIMALVKEGRLPNIDEYLNDKNYRHKKLKRFLKFCINKGYIEKRNGSFIINTKKVLASFPIKSYRKENPIGFSANELLSINYNVLIAVYEKYCNRFKSISAPAL; encoded by the coding sequence ATGCAGCACTCTAATGGCATTATTTACGAATTTTTTTTGTTTTGTTTTAAAGTTGCCTCCATTATGATGCGTCATAGACCTCATCTTAAAGGCAAAGAATATCTAAAACACATACCTGATTTAGTAATATTTACACCAACCCATGACAGCTATTTTGAAGTTCCCTCGCTTTCAAAAGTATATTACGCATTAAAGCCACGTCCTCACTTCGTTATTATGGCTAAAAAGGATTTTTTAAGCGGTAACTATCTGTCATCAAATTTTGGCAAAAAAAACAAATTAGCCTATTATCTATTTTATTTTCTGGACAAAACAGGGCTTCCAAAAGCTTTTTTTAAAAAAATGAAACTGATTGATATCCCGCGCCCATTTATAGAGGATTTCAATAACAAAGAAGCAATGAAGTCAGAAATATATGCTCAGATGGAAAAATTAAAAAGCTCAATTCACAGTGGGTTTTCCACACTCATTTTCCCTGAAGGCACCACATGGGGCTTTGGAGGTCTTAAAAATCTACGAAGTGGTATTTTTCAGTTAGTTGATAGCACCTTTCGTCATTTTCAAAAAAAGCTCTATATTCTTCCCATTAACGTCAAAGTTGACCGATGTATGGTAGGGAAAAAAGATATTTTTATTAATGTTGGCAAACCAGTTTTCATTCTTGATGAAAAGGAAAAATTTTTAGCCAAGGTTTCAGAGATATTAAAGGATCTGCATACCATTACCTTCAGCCAGATTGCGTCAGTATACATGCAGCGTTTGTCTATGGCTGTTGAGGAAATTGATAGGGTAATTGTTCTTAAAAAAGAAGAAATTGTATCACATCTTGATTCTATTATCGCCGATATTATGGCTCTGGTGAAAGAAGGCAGGCTTCCCAATATTGATGAATATCTCAATGACAAAAACTATCGCCATAAAAAATTAAAACGTTTTTTAAAATTTTGTATAAACAAAGGCTATATTGAGAAAAGAAATGGCTCTTTTATTATAAACACAAAAAAAGTGCTGGCATCATTCCCCATTAAATCATACCGCAAGGAAAATCCCATTGGTTTTTCAGCAAATGAATTATTATCAATTAATTACAACGTTCTCATTGCAGTATACGAAAAGTATTGTAATAGATTCAAATCTATTTCAGCACCTGCTTTGTAG
- a CDS encoding ATP-dependent 6-phosphofructokinase yields MPTTIKNLGPCTIDSPLLKKYSQRDAAFVDDTIRVRLNAFIGKNPPKGGEHIESFEAAGPREKIFFDPEKTRVAIASCGGLCPGINDVIRSLVMESYYGYGVKNIIGIPYGYNGLNPDYNYKPVELTPDFVKSIHMQGGSILGSSRGGTKDMDKLVDTLERLNVKILYTIGGDGTLRGAHDIAMIAEKRGLKLAVVGIPKTIDNDISFIQRSFGFETAFSIAVDAIYAAHTEAEGAPNGIGLVKLMGRHSGFIAANAALASNDVNFVLVPEVPFELEGPNGLCAHLEERLKKRGHAVICVAEGAGQEILQKDSEKKYDASGNVKLADIGIYLKEKIQEYFNKKGIEINLKYIDPSYMIRSAPAVPNDSIYCTLLGQNAVHAGMAGKTDLVIGQWSNIYTHVPIEVAISQRKRIDPRSRFYSSVLDATGQPSAMINE; encoded by the coding sequence ATGCCAACAACAATAAAAAATTTAGGGCCATGTACTATTGATTCACCATTGTTAAAAAAATACAGCCAGCGTGATGCAGCATTTGTAGACGATACTATACGAGTCCGCCTTAATGCGTTTATTGGGAAAAACCCACCTAAAGGCGGGGAACATATTGAAAGCTTTGAGGCAGCAGGGCCACGAGAAAAGATTTTCTTTGATCCTGAAAAAACAAGAGTTGCTATTGCCAGTTGCGGGGGATTGTGCCCTGGCATAAATGATGTAATACGTTCCCTGGTAATGGAGTCATATTATGGGTATGGGGTAAAGAATATTATTGGTATACCTTATGGATACAATGGTCTTAATCCGGATTATAATTATAAACCCGTTGAGTTAACTCCTGATTTTGTTAAATCAATTCACATGCAGGGGGGAAGTATATTGGGCTCTTCACGGGGTGGTACTAAGGATATGGACAAGTTAGTTGATACTCTTGAAAGGCTCAACGTCAAAATATTATATACCATAGGTGGTGATGGTACACTAAGAGGTGCACATGACATTGCAATGATTGCAGAGAAAAGAGGCCTGAAGTTAGCAGTTGTTGGTATACCAAAAACCATCGATAATGATATAAGCTTTATACAACGTTCATTTGGCTTTGAAACTGCATTTTCCATTGCAGTGGATGCAATTTATGCAGCGCATACCGAAGCAGAAGGTGCACCCAACGGGATTGGTTTGGTAAAATTAATGGGGCGCCATTCAGGATTTATTGCAGCAAATGCAGCACTTGCAAGCAATGATGTCAATTTTGTTCTGGTGCCTGAAGTCCCCTTTGAACTGGAGGGACCAAATGGGCTATGTGCACATTTAGAAGAGCGCCTGAAAAAAAGAGGGCATGCGGTTATCTGTGTAGCGGAAGGTGCAGGGCAGGAGATTTTGCAAAAAGATTCAGAAAAGAAGTACGATGCATCGGGTAATGTAAAGTTGGCTGATATAGGTATCTATCTTAAAGAAAAAATACAGGAATATTTTAATAAAAAGGGCATAGAGATTAATTTAAAATATATTGATCCAAGCTACATGATACGAAGTGCACCTGCTGTTCCCAATGATTCAATCTACTGCACATTGCTGGGGCAAAATGCAGTACATGCAGGCATGGCAGGCAAAACTGATTTAGTCATTGGCCAGTGGAGCAATATCTATACGCATGTACCTATAGAGGTTGCTATCTCACAGCGCAAACGTATTGATCCTCGTTCACGCTTTTACAGCAGTGTACTTGATGCAACAGGCCAACCATCTGCGATGATTAATGAATAA
- a CDS encoding diadenylate cyclase, which yields MSIQTLITLFDWRSLIDIPILSFIVFLFYTTLRSSGSWRIGLGIIVAVLFYLVARFIRLPGVEWVFNNVSNIALIALIVIFQPEIRKIFERAASAFKVKKLLKESSGFISEIAKAAFILAERRWGAIIVIPGKDEVTNKINGGFIINAEVSVPLIVSIFDPHSPGHDGALVLENGKIVGFGYRLPLSSSEKLDYRFGTRHHASLGLSEACDALIITVSEERGTVSVFHSGSYMQVDSEEKLENEIKNHLQHISSIFPVSSKRRARSIRIAEVFLSLIVGCCIWLAIAINASQVVQRTYTIPVQYTLPPNMVIIGEKPQTVRISVSGSASEIESIKAYELKAFIDLTNVSPGEHLVNLQQKNFNISNDVHIIDIEPPQVKLVLHTMQQRDVEIKPQLVGSLPPGYEITSIDVSPSKIPILYTTDLENPEDIYLTTTPIYINGIQQSLKLTTKIVAPKGVYPLDASNWPDVTVIMYVHKK from the coding sequence ATGAGTATTCAGACACTGATAACATTATTTGACTGGCGCAGTTTAATAGATATTCCCATTTTGTCATTTATCGTATTTTTGTTTTATACAACCCTGCGTTCTTCCGGGTCATGGCGTATTGGGTTGGGTATCATCGTTGCGGTGTTATTTTATCTTGTGGCACGATTTATACGACTTCCCGGGGTTGAATGGGTTTTCAATAATGTAAGTAATATTGCGTTAATTGCGTTAATCGTAATCTTTCAACCTGAAATTCGAAAGATATTTGAAAGAGCAGCATCAGCGTTTAAGGTTAAGAAACTTCTTAAAGAATCATCGGGATTTATTAGTGAGATAGCAAAGGCTGCGTTTATACTGGCTGAACGGCGCTGGGGTGCAATCATCGTTATACCGGGAAAAGATGAGGTTACAAACAAAATTAATGGCGGCTTTATCATCAATGCCGAGGTAAGCGTGCCGCTTATCGTAAGCATATTTGATCCTCATTCACCAGGCCATGATGGTGCCCTTGTATTGGAAAACGGTAAAATTGTGGGCTTTGGCTACAGGCTGCCACTATCATCATCTGAGAAGTTAGATTACCGGTTTGGAACACGCCACCATGCGTCATTGGGCTTATCTGAAGCGTGTGATGCACTGATTATCACGGTATCTGAAGAACGAGGGACTGTATCAGTTTTCCATTCTGGTTCATACATGCAGGTTGACAGTGAGGAAAAATTAGAAAATGAAATTAAAAACCACCTGCAGCATATCAGTTCTATTTTTCCAGTATCATCAAAACGAAGAGCCAGAAGCATTCGTATAGCCGAGGTTTTTTTAAGCCTGATTGTTGGGTGCTGTATCTGGCTTGCTATTGCCATTAATGCCAGTCAGGTAGTGCAGCGTACGTATACCATACCGGTGCAGTATACTTTACCCCCTAACATGGTGATAATTGGTGAAAAGCCACAAACGGTGCGTATATCAGTATCAGGCTCGGCCAGCGAAATAGAAAGTATTAAGGCCTATGAACTGAAAGCTTTTATTGACCTGACCAATGTATCACCTGGTGAGCATTTGGTGAATTTGCAGCAGAAAAATTTTAATATCAGTAATGATGTCCATATTATTGATATAGAGCCGCCTCAGGTAAAACTTGTACTGCATACAATGCAACAGCGTGATGTTGAAATAAAACCTCAGCTTGTTGGTTCATTGCCACCGGGTTATGAAATTACTTCTATAGATGTAAGCCCTTCAAAAATACCAATATTGTATACAACAGATCTTGAAAACCCGGAAGATATTTATTTGACTACAACGCCAATATATATTAATGGTATTCAGCAGAGTCTTAAACTTACTACAAAGATAGTAGCACCAAAGGGTGTGTATCCCCTTGATGCATCAAACTGGCCGGATGTAACGGTGATCATGTATGTTCATAAAAAATAG